The following coding sequences are from one Perognathus longimembris pacificus isolate PPM17 chromosome 13, ASM2315922v1, whole genome shotgun sequence window:
- the LOC125362632 gene encoding vegetative cell wall protein gp1-like, with translation MGKPHWDRGAAGSRWEPLGAAGSRWVPGPDRSRMQPGEAPSGSLPGPPPGPAPGWGRTWLGPPAASVEGTERCPLFRGSRQARPAASAPPPDAGATGRGPPRTPNALTYSRAGTTPTPTPPTPDPSHPGPLPPRTPPHPEPSTPEPSHPRTPPIPGPLPSPETLPPRDPSHPPTPPIPGPLPSPRPPPSQDLSNPGPLPPRTPPIPRPLPARTPPSPDPSQPGTPPTPGPLPSPDPS, from the exons ATGGGGAAACCCCACT GGGACCGGGGAGCCGCTGGGAGCCGCTGGGAGCCGCTGGGAGCCGCTGGCAGTCGCTGGGTCCCGGGTCCCGACCGCTCCCGGATGCAGCCGGGCGAGGCCCCCAGCGGCTCCCTCCCCGGGCCTCCTCCCGGTCCCGCCCCGGGCTGGGGGCGGACGTGGCTGGGTCCCCCCGCCGCCAGCGTGGAAGGGACTGAGCGGTGCCCGCTCTTCAGGGGAAGCCGCCAGGCCCGACCCGCGGCTTCCGCTCCACCGCCGGACGCGGGCGCTACGGGGCGGGGACCCCCCCGCACCCCCAATGCCCTGACCTACTCCAGGGCGGGCACCACTCCCACCCCGACCCCTCCCACCCCGGACCCCTCCCACCCCGGACCCCTCCCACCCCGGACCCCTCCCCACCCGGAACCCTCCACCCCGGAACCCTCCCACCCCCGGACCCCTCCCATTCCCGgacccctcccatccccagaaACCCTCCCACCCCGGGACCCCTCGCATCCCCCGACCCCTCCCATCCCCggacccctcccatccccccgaCCCCCTCCCAGCCAGGACCTCTCCAATCCAGGACCACTCCCACCCCGgacccctcccatccccagacCCCTCCCAGCCCGGACCCCTCCCAGCCCGGACCCCTCCCAGCCCGGGACCCCTCCTACCCCCGGACCCCTCCCATCCCCTGACCCCTCCTAA